The Stackebrandtia nassauensis DSM 44728 genome includes the window GTCGGAAAACCCGCTGGGTTTCCTATTCCAGTTCACAACGAACATCAGAGCTATTACGGAAGGCGAGTCGCTTATGTCCGGTGGCGATGAACAGCTTGTCGATCAAGCAGCGCTCGAAGCCATGAAGTCGAAGATCCTCGGCCACGTCCAGGAGTTCGAGGCTTCCATGAAGAGGCTGGTGAAGAGCTCGACCGGGATGGAAGGTCAGGGCCGCACCGTCGAAGCGTTCAAACAGCTGGTCGAGGGACCGGTCCAGAAGAAGTCGACGGATATGAACCAGACCCTCGAGGAGCTCAAGGAGCGCCTGAACACCATCGGTGTCAACACCGAAGAGGGCGACGCGCAGGACGCGCGGGTCTACCAGGCCGACTACGCATAGGGCCCCCACCTCATCAGACACTTCGAGGCTTAGAGGAGAAACACATGAGCGGTGGCGTCTACCACATCAGCTACCCCGCCATTCAGCAGATGCAGAACGAGTTCAACCAGGACGCGGAGAAGGTCCGCACCGAGTTCCAGAACCTCCGCAACGCCGTGCAGGGCGCCGCCCAGCAGGGCCTGAAGGGCGCCGAGGGGCTGGAGCTGGAGTCGGGAACCCTTCCTGCCCTGGACAAGGACTGGAAGACCCTCAGCGATGAACTCAACGACATCAGTCAGCGGCTGAAGCAGACCGAGGCGAACGCCCGGGACCGCGCGAGCAGCAACGCCAAGCTGCTCCAGACCTCTCAGGGCTGAGCGCGACGTACCAACCGACAGCATGGGCCCCCACCGCGACGGTGGGGGCCCAATGTCGTGTCACGACCGGTCGGCGAGCTCCCGGTTGCGCCGGATCCGCGGGATCAGCGAGCGTCCGGCGGCCACGGCCACCACCAGGACCACGGCGGCCAGCAGCATCACCCCGGCGGCGTTGCGCGCGAAGTACTCGGTGTCGCCGGGCCAGGCCGGTCGCGGCGGCGGAGCCTGGGCGTGCGGCGTGTTCTTCTCCAGGTCGGCGGTGACGGCCCGGTACGGGTCGACCATGCCGTGGCCGACCGCGTCGTTGCGGCCGTCCTCGCCCGCCGGGTGCTCGGCGGTCTTGGTGATCCGCTCGGCCACCTCGGCGGGGGACAGGTCGGGGAACCGGGCCATGACCAGCGCCGCGGTGCCGGTGACGAACGGGGTGGCGTAGCTGGTTCCGCTGTCGCCCTTGCTGTACTCGGTCTCGCTGTTGGGGCTGGGCCCGATGATGTCCACCCCCGGGGCGGCCACGTCGACGTAGGAGCCCGTGTTCGACTGCTCGGCGGGCTGTCCGCTGGTGTCGAGGTTCGCCACCGCCAGCACCGACACGTCGGTGCGGTCGCCGTCGCCGTAGGCGGCCGGGTACACCGGTTCGTTGCGGCCGCCGTCGCCGTTCTGGTTGCCCGCCGCGGCCACCAGCAGGACCCCCTTGTCGTGGGCCCGTTCCACCGCCGCCTCCAGTTTCGCGCTGGGCGCGGTGGCCACCGACAGGTTGATGATGTCCACCTTCGCGTCGACGGCCTCGTCGATGGCCTTGGCGAGGACGTCGCTGAAGCCGTCGCCCGGGGTCTTCTCGGCGTCGGGCCGCACCCGGATCGACAGCAGCTCCGCCTCGGGGGCCATGCCGCGGAACTGCCCCTCCGGATCCGGACGGCCCGCGATGACCCCGGCGATGACGGTGCCGTGCCCGATCAGATCGCAGCCCGCGCCCTTGCGGTCCTCGGTGTAATCGCCGCCGGCGGTGACTTTCCCCTTCAACACCCGGTGTTTGTCGGATACCCCCGAATCGAGGACGGCGACCGTGACGCCTTCGCCCTTCGTCAATGCGTCGACGCGGCCGACGTCCATTCTCTCC containing:
- the mycP gene encoding type VII secretion-associated serine protease mycosin codes for the protein MDVGRVDALTKGEGVTVAVLDSGVSDKHRVLKGKVTAGGDYTEDRKGAGCDLIGHGTVIAGVIAGRPDPEGQFRGMAPEAELLSIRVRPDAEKTPGDGFSDVLAKAIDEAVDAKVDIINLSVATAPSAKLEAAVERAHDKGVLLVAAAGNQNGDGGRNEPVYPAAYGDGDRTDVSVLAVANLDTSGQPAEQSNTGSYVDVAAPGVDIIGPSPNSETEYSKGDSGTSYATPFVTGTAALVMARFPDLSPAEVAERITKTAEHPAGEDGRNDAVGHGMVDPYRAVTADLEKNTPHAQAPPPRPAWPGDTEYFARNAAGVMLLAAVVLVVAVAAGRSLIPRIRRNRELADRS